The window AATTTTGTTAATGCAACATAACTTTCAGTGAAACAATGAAGCATATCTGATGCATATTTGATGTATGTTTTTTGcaaatctgcaaaaaaatttgtaagtTTTATTCAATCAGAACAAAAAGCTTTTTCCATGCCAAAGAATGAAAATATGTAATTTTAAATGTGGAGCCCAATTTTTCTgaaaaagtttcaattttattGTTACACTTGCAAAGCAAATTATCCATGGAGCTATGGAAATTTAATTCTACTGCAGCATGTATTTACTTTaaagatgataaaaaaagtaacgGTACTAACAGACctacttgtatttttttatccaATTGTGTTACAACAAATGCAACAACTTCTTAAGAATAGCTTAAGGAGGAGAGATATGCAATATCATGTATACATTCTCAAACAGGGACTGAAAGGTTGGGCACCTATATCTTACCcttgtatttttgtatatatacttCTTCAAACAAGTTATTTAGGACATAGCAATCAGACACAGGTAAACTAAACAATAAGGCAACTAATTGTTATGGGTGGGGGCTTTCATATTCGTGTTGTCACCTAAAATGTTGTAGGTATTTGGGTTGGGGTTTAATATTCTGTCATTATGGTGATGAAAATATGACACACAGTAGACTTATGTCTGGGtttgaaattttattattattcgtttgtttctttgtttgtataaaatctttgatttatatgttttaattttagttCACTGTGTATTTAATTGGGTATCCGGGGTTTAATGGAAGCATAATGCAAATGCTGAATTCAGAATTTTATAAGAACCTGTTCGAATATTATCATTAtccttatcatcatcatcattgtcaTTCTTGTCTTAGGGTCTGTTTTCCAAGCCGGTATGGTTTGGACAATAATGACCCGCCAATCTGATCTGGACTGTGTTAGTTCTAAACAACTCATATGCCTTTGCTTTATGTCTTTATTACCTCCTGCTAAGCCCTTCCCAGTCTTCTTTGCTATCAAGGCAATCTTTTATCTGGATACCATCTCTAATGCTGCAAATACCTAGCCTGCTTATTAGCTCATTGATACTCTTTCTGTCTTTCAAACTGGTATTGTACATCCACCTATAACTATTTCATTCCTTTATAAATAATCAAGATCTTTCTGCTTCACTGGCCATATCCCACTAACCTGTATcaaacacttcttacacaggcctaaAACTACCTTTTGCCCCCTTCATTGCTTCAGTAAGCTAAAATTATTGATTACATGTTAATGCAAAAGAGCCTGAATACTATTCTCTACAACACTACAGCGATGATGTATGATACATTACATCAAATTGAACAACGCTAAAAAGAAAGTTTCAACTTACTTGGTAGCAATAATCAACAGTGAAAGATGTAAATGTAAGAATAGCAAAAGCCTGGTCAGTAATGTGTAGCCTGGTCAGTAATGTGTAGCCTTAGCAGAGTATTGAACATGTCATGGAAAAAACACCCAACGATATTACAAAAACTTACCCAGTATTCCTAAGTCAAGCGTTAAAGAAGATTGCACATTGCTGGGCTCAGAATAAGAAGCAAAGATAAACTCGCCAGCAAAGCCCTTCTGCAACACGGTATGCAAAGAGAGGATCTCCTTTTAGGTCCTTACCCTAACCAATTAATAACATAGGCTTCCTGCTGCAAAACATGTGCGCATCGTTGGAAGATCatataaatttaaagtttgtCAATGGAGTTTGCACAAGCTCAAAgcgatgatgataatgatgatgataaataaaaaagtgtttgtaGATTCCTATTCAATTTTTACAACAGCCATTAGTTGTCGAAGTTATCATTAAAATATTGGGCTTTAGGCTGTAGAtcaaaaactgaaaaatatgaaaatatagcatatattttttaatcattatAGTCGGCAAAATTGTACAGAGGAATCTCGTCATGCCTGAAATGCCTGTGCATTGATAGTACCTAAACGCTGTTATCAGATTTGCCTtaataatcatttttttaaaagccgTGCTTTGTTTTTCTGCAATTCAAGCCTAATTATtctgataaaaacaatttagagTTTCTGATATTTGTTAACTTGAAATAACAATAGATTAATCAAACTTAGGAAACATTAAACGTCTATTGGTCAAAGTAATTAAAATTCTCAATACTCAAAAagcaatttaaattttttaaaagcataaaatgtacatttttttaaaaaagtttaatgtttttttttttcgtgtttCATTTTCATTTAGATAAGATCCTTggtttttaaagcaaaattaattatttgttaataaaattataaagtttaaagttaataaagaggaaaaaagtaaaatggatatttagaaataagaaaatgtgaatatatatacacagagaAAATAATTGAGTCATTGTCCAAGCAGAGCATTTGTACCAGTGGTAGAACATTATGTTACgaataatgtttttgttttatatcaAGTCTGTTGAGCGTGACATTCAAAAGCTACACAACATTTTGTAAACCAATTTGTGATATATGCATATATGTATTTCATTTCTGGTTGCGAATATTGATCATAGTATTTTACAGAACAATACTTTGAATTCAGCAGATTTATTACAGAACATTGATACACgttaatttgtttattaaagtccacaaagtaaaaaaagctATTTTTTATGGCATGCTAAATTTAGTGTTGTCTGTATTTTGCTTGCAAATAGCCGTTGTAAAATCTTATGCATTGTACTTTTTATTACATAATTATTTTACATTAATATTATATAATTTTGCTTTAGCACTATCGGGTGAAATTTTGTTAACAAATGCAAATTTGCTTATTTTACAAATCACTAAATTGCatgttacaaaatattttgtagGTATTACAAACTTCATACATTTTAACAGGAGGGTTTACTGCAGAAATAAAAtaagatatttaaaaatttgtatgcagACTATATCTTTAAGTAGGAACAAGAGATTATGTTGGTACCacccaacacataataataccAGCCTTCAAGctataaaaaaattctatatgTCAATTATTGCTTTGTATTTTTTCATCAACAGCTTTTGGTTAATTGCATCATTGTCTGGGAAGGCTGTTACTTATAATTGGTATTATGTCACTGATATGTGGTTTAGATAATTTAATAGTAGTACAAGGAAATATTATTACGTGGTTATGCCATTTTCAGAagtgcatttttttattctatGTAATGCTAAAATCAATTCTGCTGGAATGAACAttcattttttgttaaatttaaggTAACCGATGAGAGAAAAGCAATTCATGGTAACTTATGTTCTGGTGATGAGATATTATCTGTTAATGGGAAGAATTGTACATCCCGTGCAAATGCAATTCAGATGGTTCGTGCTGTTGAAGATGAACTTACATTGAAAATATGCAGGTATGGCACGtaaattttatgaaatttttaactttataatgTACATAATTTTGCTTGTAGTCCTTTGTCATGGTAATTTTCCAGGTACATTTTTATACACAAACCATATAACAGGGTTGTCACCAAATCAGAGAATTTAGAATTCTATCACAGGAAATCAGTGAAAAAAGATGGATTGAATGGATAATcagggatttttttttatttttttttttaattttttagttttatctgTATTTTCTTTTCTAGTTACTAAATATtactttttgaataaaaaataaacactagCACATTAAATTTTACACAGAAGCTTGTCTGGATATTTATGGGGATATGGGGATTATTCCAAGTTTATGAGTTTTTGGGATTAAAAGTATAAGGAGAATATCAACAAAATAGTAGAAAAAACActgtaaatataaatataaaactaacTTCAACGTCATCTTTCgttacattttttgaaaaacattagAACAGGCATAACAGGTTAATTAAAGAATTAAGTTTATATCTGCTTtaataatcaaaataaatattggAAATGCACTGGTCATAGCCAAAGCCAACTTgtaaacagtaaaaaaacaacttCCAGCTAATTTACATACAACTTTCCATACAGAGGGGTTTAGTCCCTCTCTACAATTTAAGAGCCTGAAAACTTATATAGACTATCTTCTCCAATGTTATATCTTTAAGATACGTTTGTTCATAAGATTATGCCTATTCACCCCAGGTGCCATGTGAGTCTTTACTTTACTTGTAATTTTCTTTACCAAAACCCAAATGCATTGTTCTTATCTCTTATATTAATATGAAAAATGTATTTGTCTGTCTTCAACCAACAAAGTTTATGTGTTCATCTTCCTTTGATATGTTTTATTTGGAAACTTTTTTTGAGGTCACAGCATGTCATCAATGCATTTACACTGAGGTCAATATTTTTAAGAAgattaataacttttattttttactgtgtgggtaactaaggaccacctgAAACCAACATGGGGCTAATTTCGTGTGGCTGGGCTGATTTTAATCacaatgtttctattttttggaTTGGTGATTTAAGCTTTATTCAATGGATTTAATTGTTtaacaatttctaaaaaaattgttttgttcatTGTTGTGTctttgctgatatcagcagatttttaaacccttattcCTTAACTGCTCCTTGACAGCACATTCgaaagctctacacaatagaggcaacaggtTTACAAATTCATGAAAAACTTTCTTTCGTTTATAGTGATGTGTCATTGTTGATGTCACCAAAATTTAATTGCGACAAATTCTTCTACCTAAGAGTTTTTTCAAAGACTTACGACTAGTTATTCATAATTTAAATAAGTTCTTAAAGGAAATCTTTCTTCAGTGTCTCTGCATCAGCTATGTTCAGCACACAATGTTGTTTTAATAATCTAAAgtcaaaatgttgtcatttaagCAGTGTTGACAATTCAAAAAAGCAATCATTGAGAAAGACTCTAAATAGATACAAGGGTCGAAAAACTTTGTAAACCATTTAAGCAATATGTTGATTTTGCAGTTGAATGCcgtctttttattattaaaaaagatgTTATTGTAATACATTTTGTTCCCATCCCCAGTTTTTATTTTAAGGAGTTGAAGATTGCAGAAATGCTAACAAAAGCTGCAAACAAGATTACCAATTAAATGAAAAGGCAAACATGCCTGtgttcatttttcattttttgtttttttattctatttgtGTTTTATTGATTGTCATGTATTTTAAATCTTAAAGCTAGATGTTTGAATAGGATATAAGAAATCTCAAAATGTTGAAAGGAAAAGTATTGTATAAACTTATACTAATAAATATCCTCAATATGGTAATTTATCACACATAAATATCCTCTGTTAAAGATTAGAGACCTTTTTCTCTTACTAAATCAAAATAAACATTGACTTTGGTTCTTACTGTTTAAAGTAGATTAACAATGTTTTTCCTGAGTGGACTCCTCCCTTGTGTTGCTAAAATTAATCAATCAAATCACTGATAGACAGTACACTGTTGTGAATCTCTTTAAATGGAGAAATCTGATTATTCACAGCCACTAAGGTTGGATTTCGTATCTAGTATTTTTACCAAGATTTTAACTTTCAAAATAGTCCTgctatgaagaaaaaaagatgttttgGAATATTATGTACCTATGTACCTGCATATTTTTCATTATTCAATTTTGTGTTTTAATCTTCTAAGTTTAAAACTAGTAGTTGATTCACTACAACTGAATGCAGAGCACTTATCTACACTGTTTTAGTTTAACCTTCAgtgcaatatttttattgtttattgagAATAATAAAAACTAGAGAATGGTTACATTGCAAAATTTGTTTCTATATTTTGACCTTTTGTTTCCTGTATAATCTTTGTGTTTACAATCCTATTCTTTCAATCAAATTTACGTACTAGGCCATttttatgatatattttttgcatAGATATTTTTACAGGTGAAAATGTTCCCCAAAAGTTAGCTAAAGTGCTTAATGAATGAtgtcttttaaaatattatggGTTTTTCCATCATTATATTCAAATTATCATTACAAAGTGTGCCTGTGTTACTATCCTGTTTATGCTGTTTGTATGAAAGGAGTTGTGTTTCTGCTCAAAATAAACTGCATTCTTTACATTCCATTCAACACTACTTCATAAGGTGGTGCTagatgtttgttatttttatcagtTGGAAATTACATCTGCATGTAGTATTGAGTGTAGAAATGTTTGCAGCATATATACCTACTtgtttgtaaatataaaaatctttcTGGTAATATGATGTAATAATGCTGGTAAAACCCTTTTGACAATTTTGGATGTTAACGTAAAAAGTGCTTTTATCAAACCTGCataccaaaataaaaaataatgaaaatttacAGGCAGTGAATATTTACATGTTACtgaatttgttttaattttttatgaagcATCACCCTCCAcagaaaaaaagatgtttaCTTACTGTTACAAAAGTGTGAGCTGTACATGTATCTATGCAAGAGTTACTTTGTTCAAGCTTCTCGAACATATGGAATTAAGAAGACAACACTTTTATTGTTGTCCTTAACTAAAACAGTGTTTTGATACTGGAATTTCCACTTGTGTGAAAAAGCCCAATTTTTAATGGCAACaacgataattcaattttttggaaaatacttCATGTAAACAACATTTATGAATTATCATCAAGCTTGTTTTTTTTGAGTGTTTGTTTTTcattgaaataaaaactttttctttgtCTGTTTTGGTCTAGACAATCACGAAAAGGTAAAAATAGTGTACTTATATTAATGTTTGAAACATACTCAGAGCAGCTTTTAATAATTTGAGTAAATGTTggtcttttgtttttgttgtttaattgtTGTttacattgatttattttttgttttttaacatagCCTTTGAaacatttgttgtttgtttttgtatttgttaTTCGAACATACAAtagaaaaccttttttaaatatgtttactcAAAGTAATTGTTGACTCCTTCAAAACCTGTTCTGGTGTTTAAAGTATGGACGATATTATAATTTAAATGGTAGAAAGTAAAATACGTTGTTTTTtggaaagaatgtttttttataaaaaagaatttttaaaacaataaagttttcattttttttggttGTGATTTACAAATGAGTATTACAATTACTTCGTTGTTTAGTTGCCAAATATGTATATTTTAGTAGAATGTCTGGGAATTTAGTTAATTGTTGTTGTGTATTGTTTTATGTAATTTCATGGAGTTATTTCTTATCTTTCTTTTATAATgttgtataaaaaatttttcctACATAACACCTAATTGTGTTAATTggtacattttttatttgtatagaGTCACTCTTTTGCTGCTTCTTGTTATTCCCACAATAATTTTTTGCTCTTTCACACAATTACTGTACACTGTAAGAAATCAAATCTGTGATTTGTTTTCCGAGGTTAACTTATCCTGGTTTTGCTTGTTGCATTTCATAGTATTGCTGATAGATGCAAGAATATCAAGCCACTTGTACCACTGTGTGTTTTATTTCATTCTACATTATCCAAGGTGTTTAGCTTTATTTATGGGAAAGAAAATAACACGTTTCCATGCCTAATGTCAACTGTCTTATTGGTTATTAAGTTAATGTGTTTTTGTGTCTATAGGTGGAATAATGACATATCAAGAAAGGAGCTACCAAATGAACTTGAACCAAACCACATGTACACCAATATGGTTGAAAACATGAATGATCTGTCTCAAAGTACATattcattaaaaagaaaatccattcaaaaaaaacattttaataataACGATAACACAATGAATGGAAAttataaaatcatttcaataaaTAAGAAAGGCCCTTCAAATGAACATAGTATACGCATAGGTATACCTAACAATAAAGACATTGAAGACGAGCTGTTAGATGCTCCCACTTATAATGAAGGGAGTGTAGACGAACCAGTCAAATATAAAACACAGAGGTAATTACCGTTATTTCTTTTAACTTCCTGATGATATCACATCATGAAGAAAAGGGGAGTTTTAGAAACATGTTtaggtttttatttgtttatcacAGTGTTGCTGTAGTAGTATCAACACATTGAATAATATAATCAACACAGAGAGGCAAAAAATTAACACAGTATTTAACTGCtgaaatttaataaattgacGTTCACAAACATTTATTTCACAAGAAAGGACCTGCATATCACATCACAAAtcatttgtctgtctgtctgttgcACCACAGTTTTATTTTCGACATTATGCAGCAATTTTATTACTTCAAACTAACATGCAAATTAGGATGGACAAAACGCAGGAGATATGTATGAAGTTCCTGTGTATTTTTCCTTAAATTGACAGCAACTTCACCCAACAGATTTCCCTAAGATTTAATTGGGCAACTTGCTAACTGTGATGTTTGGTCATAGAATTTTCTATAGTTTGAATTATTAGCATTTTCTTAACTTTTGTCCACAATTTTTGGCTGGATAATTAGAATATATGGTTTTATGTGTGAAATAAGTTTTGCAAAAGATTTTTagtaaagaaaattttggaCAAAACACAAGATCATTTGTGGAAGTACGGTTAGATTAAAAAAGGAAAGAGAATCTTACTAAAAATGAGACTGAACAACTTCTAGTGAAATTAGTTAACAAAAAGAAGTTCCTATCAGAGTCCTGTTGACGAGAAAAAAAACATAGAGAATATAGGATACTGAAGAGTGGACGGAAGAACACAATTTATGTTGGTGTATAACATTTAACGTGTAAAAGGTTACTTAAGTGCTTTCTATttgcattttctttttaaatgtccTGTTTCCAAAAAAATGTCTGGTATACCAGATTGATACATATCTCTGTCTTAAAGtggacatttttcttttttaaaaataatctgCCTACTGTCAGAAGTCAGAAGGTCAGAAAATTAGGAAACCATTGGGGAATTTTGGCAGACTTTAGGAATGTGAGAAAAATCAGGGAAATGCTGTATTATGTTGACACAAGACTTGTGACTATGACAAAATGTTTAAATCTAAGTATTATAAGTTTTCTTGTCAAATTTAATGTGGTTGTTTTCAAATTCTGGTCAGCTTTTGATGTGTGATGTAATTTACAAGGTGATAAAAGAACTTTTGTAGAAGAACTGTTTGAATAGATTTTTCTTGTGAGACAGCGACTTGTTAATGAGACTCTTGTGTTACTGGTGATTGTAAATCTGAAAATGTTGCACAACTTTTACTGTGACAGTGGCCTCATTTGAATGTCAAACAGTTTGAATTAGTTTTGAAAGTTTATTTGCTTTCTAGACAAGTGTATAAACAACTTTCAAGAACatgtaaaacacaaaaaattcaatttaatttccacacatttttttgtgtgtttttagtTCATTGCAGAGCCCACAACATCCACAACGTCAAAAGGTGACAGTGAAAATGGTGCCTGCAGCCCAATCTAGGTTAGTGATATACCTATTGTGATACATGTTTAACTTCGTGAAAAAAAGACTTCATAGATTTGATAGCATAGATGTGATATATTTGACTGTATACCTGcgtttttataaataaactatCTTGATAATAACTTAATGAAGCTCTTGTTGAATTttctgtattattattatttctgtaAAAAAAGTCTAATTAATTTTTCAAGTGCAACtgataaatataattaaaactCGCTCATTCAAATAATATAATTCGCCTCTATTTTGTTCTTTAACTTAAGGTGttaattttaacacaaaaagtgaaaaataaaatttcattttattttaattttattttacaacaaCAGTGGGTACATGGTAAGAAAGagttgttagttttttttcacagtacatattcttttttttgtgtgtgttaaTGCCTGTTCTTGCATTTCCCTGTTCTTTTAACCATTTCAAGATTTATAATTTGTAGAAGTATAAATGCACACTTTAATGTGAAagatatacattttttgatTCAACATTCTTATAATTTCAGtttatattcatttttatttcatagttAATCCTTATCATAACTTCCACATGCAATTACTAGTATTACTTATTAACGTTGCATCATACGTTTCTCTCCAAATTTTAAATATGAACCGGATACTCACCATCGATTACcatgtgttttttataaatatcatTATGTTTTCGCGTGTGTTGAAGAGGAACCCACATACAACACACATTTCTTTAATCTTTCCTTTTCTTTTCACTTAGACAACTTGCGACTAATCCACAAGGTTACTTTCCACAAGAAGCGAGTAGAATAGTCTATCCTGGTCAAGATCAAACAGATCACGTTGCAAGTGAACCTCTACAGAAGGTGTCGACCGCGCGAGCAATGTTCGAGAGCATGTCCTCGTCTAATATTCATCAAAAGAAACAAGCAAATGTTAAAGTGATGAGAAAACAGTATGTTTCacagtttatgtttttttatgttttgtatttttgtcaGTGTAACATCATCCTTATCTGTTTTATATACTGGCAATATAATCCATTAATGTCTGAATACGTACATTACTTATGAAGGAGGAAAAATAATCAACTAAATTGCAACTTATACTGTATTTACATGTTTACATctttatatatttctttgttTCTCTACTAGAAGTTCATTTTCATTATTGGACGAGAAACCAACTGAAAAAGGAATGTCACACATGCCTGCACCGGCGCTTATTCCTCAACACGGTCATTCTAGATCACTACCCATAGAAATGGCTGGGAAGGAGTTCGAGATGGCTTTGGCTGCATATAAACAAACCAAAATGCCAGCAGCACCTGGTTGTAAAACGGGAGAAAGTCGTTCCTTACAAAGACCAAAATCTGCGCACTATTATGAAAGTGAAGAAGCTGCATCTAAACAGGAGGCGCCTTCTGTACCCCAACGGTACAGCACGTCAGACATTATGAGATCGTTTCGTAACAAGGGTGGATACCAAAGTGCATCCTTTGAGCAACAAAACGTGTTCATACCAAGTTACTCATCCGAAGATTTACGAAATGTTAGTAAAGAGGATATAACTAAAGGAAGGGCGTCCTCCTCTGCTAAGAACGATTCTGCGAACGAGTTAAGGCAAGCAGCGAATAGATATCACCAAGAATTAATGAAGAACTACCCGAAATTCAGACATTCGATAGCGATGAATGACACTTCGGGTAAATTCACGCGTAAAGTTTCTTCACCAGCAGAAGATGCGTTTGGTCGTGGGGATCCGCACAGAGCTACTATTGCCACTGCATCTAACGCCCGCATACCTAGATCTTATTCTGCAAACGATTCGCTAGAAATAAAAGGCATTCAAGATGCTTTATCGAAGTCCCATGATAATTCAATGATGTCAAGGCTACTACATGATCAAAATCAAGTGGCTTTGGTGAAAATCGAGGAAGAATCCAAAGCTGCAAGCATCGCAACAGAAAACTCAGCTGTACTCAGACGCTGTTCTACAGAGCCTGAAAAGGTGTTAAGCAGAAGTACATCTACAGTTGATTCTTATCGCGTTGTAGACGATTATTCGAAACAATCAGCGAGAAAGGATCTTGAGTCGTCGTTTCAGCAAATATCAAGTAAAAAGTATGTGCGCTTTATGTCGTTAAATATGGAAATACCATTTCTTGCCTGTTCTGTAGTACAAAGCCCTGAGCGGCTGGAGTTTTATTAGCGAATTAAGAAATTCGAACCTCCTTTTTTTGGCACAGCTTCATTATCATATTTTCATCACAACTAAATTGTttggttaaaaatattttaaattttaagtccACAAGTGGTGTTTACTAGAGaccattattaatttttaaaatattttagaggGTATATTGGAGATGGGAAATTCCTCCAATCATTTTGTACTCAAATGCACGGGTTTTTTGTAAATTCAGTCTTGTCTTGGATATTCTAAATTCGTCCATTAAAAAGTCTAAAATGTACTAAAGAAGTTCTGCAAATTAGCAGCATGAATTAgtattactttattttttaacaatgttaataaataaaaaacctaTACGGAGCCGTTAACTCATTCCAAATTTTTGACCAATGGTAGCATAATGCGCTTATAGTTTGCCTTGTGATTAGAGAAAttctattttaaaaactgtttaaaaatTCCTTGTGTTGAATTTTTTCTCATGATATGATTCTTGTAATACTAtattaatttatcacattttttttcttttctttttctcatttttacCTTGATGTAAAACTACCGTTGAACAAATAAAGTATAATAGATGCTAAAAAACGAACAAAACAGAATAAATGAGTTCaactttaaaaagattttttttcttaagtctgagaatgttgttgtttttttaaaaattttgcttgaaattaaatgtttttactgTTTCTTTCCTTTGTAAAAAGCGAATTAATTTGGCAGTTTTTTAgtgaacttttttttcttctaattttgTTTGTAAACAACCAAAAACAAACCACAGTACTAGACTTGTTGAAAATTAGCTAAACGATTGTTCTTTCTAGATTGGATTCAAGTATGAGTTTAGACCATGACTACAGACCGTACGTAACTGAGAACACGAACACGGCGGCAACAAAAACGTACTCTCCTTCGCAGCAGCATATTGACAAAACTCCTGTTATTCGTGAACAGAATTTTATCGAGAATATACGATATAACAAAAAACCAGTTGAAGAAACGCCGGTCATTCAAAGTATTCGTGATCAGCCTCGTATTGAAGACATTGAAGAGAGGCTAAAAGAGTGTTCAGTCACTCGATATCCGGATCAAAAAATAATAGATAACGTACAtatagaaacaaaaacaaacgtaactttaaatcagaattcaaagtTAAGTGAAATTCCCGCGGAGGAGAGGGTCAGGAGTCTGTCGAATTCGTGGAATATAGAAACAGATATCGACTCTGAAGAAGCTGAACAGATTATACATAGAAAAGACCCAAGCACTGATAGTGCGGTGTACATGATGCACGAATCTACTCAATTATCCCATTTCAAACCATTGAGTCACGAAAGTATCGACAACAGAGACGAAATGTCTCGTAGTGAACAAAACAGGCCCGAGGAAGATTTCAACAATGATGACTATTTTCCC is drawn from Hydractinia symbiolongicarpus strain clone_291-10 chromosome 8, HSymV2.1, whole genome shotgun sequence and contains these coding sequences:
- the LOC130654130 gene encoding uncharacterized protein LOC130654130 isoform X1 — translated: MFGSPASEEHGQLFKVVLSGGPPWGFTLTGGSEFGSRLCVKKVTDERKAIHGNLCSGDEILSVNGKNCTSRANAIQMVRAVEDELTLKICRWNNDISRKELPNELEPNHMYTNMVENMNDLSQSTYSLKRKSIQKKHFNNNDNTMNGNYKIISINKKGPSNEHSIRIGIPNNKDIEDELLDAPTYNEGSVDEPVKYKTQSSLQSPQHPQRQKVTVKMVPAAQSRQLATNPQGYFPQEASRIVYPGQDQTDHVASEPLQKVSTARAMFESMSSSNIHQKKQANVKVMRKQSSFSLLDEKPTEKGMSHMPAPALIPQHGHSRSLPIEMAGKEFEMALAAYKQTKMPAAPGCKTGESRSLQRPKSAHYYESEEAASKQEAPSVPQRYSTSDIMRSFRNKGGYQSASFEQQNVFIPSYSSEDLRNVSKEDITKGRASSSAKNDSANELRQAANRYHQELMKNYPKFRHSIAMNDTSGKFTRKVSSPAEDAFGRGDPHRATIATASNARIPRSYSANDSLEIKGIQDALSKSHDNSMMSRLLHDQNQVALVKIEEESKAASIATENSAVLRRCSTEPEKVLSRSTSTVDSYRVVDDYSKQSARKDLESSFQQISSKKLDSSMSLDHDYRPYVTENTNTAATKTYSPSQQHIDKTPVIREQNFIENIRYNKKPVEETPVIQSIRDQPRIEDIEERLKECSVTRYPDQKIIDNVHIETKTNVTLNQNSKLSEIPAEERVRSLSNSWNIETDIDSEEAEQIIHRKDPSTDSAVYMMHESTQLSHFKPLSHESIDNRDEMSRSEQNRPEEDFNNDDYFPPPPDELLQDDEEHESLVEKEKPQRTINRKKKDSNALTSRNNSCVSTDSTTSTTTVDSGIVVRSDSSPRTSPLSSEQYQDLSGSREALDDDVAALNDEPHATSTPERHEQAKEAGYRLLRHGSVESPRNGSADSSGANSRPDSMLGGSPRIEDLDNEKGKLIGSMREKITELRDQEQEISDEIRLNEELGKKVLSMVEAKATQSEFSKFELFIGELNKIVALLLSLTQRLHRYELMLQDLDMSDENDKAKKEMLVSKIDKLKSQHEEACYLRDVNDKRGDNVATFLEKYCTEEEFADFQYYVDMKSQLALMQSEIREKVKLGEERLKALEQTGSEWGFG